A single window of Tistrella bauzanensis DNA harbors:
- a CDS encoding SPFH domain-containing protein produces MIAAFVELLREWLMDITGGLSIAIIVLVILTIWFGVKIVPQGFQWTIERFGRYSRTLHPGLNLIVPFIDRIGRKLTMMETVLEVPSQEVITRDNAMVTVDGVIFYQVMNAPDAAYQVTNLTTAITNLTMTNIRTVMGAMDLDELLSQRDTINGRLMRVIDEATQPWGVKVTRIEIMEIAPPRDLVDSMARQMKAERDKRASILEAEGRRQAAILEAEGRKQASILEAEGQREAAFREAEARERSAEAEAMATRVVSEAIQAGDARAISYFLGTAYIEALKAMASAPNHKVLMMPVEAGAVIGALGGIAELARDAMQPTGGPAPAAPPAKAPPAAAPRPTASPRTPWTGEPS; encoded by the coding sequence GGTGGTCTGTCGATCGCGATCATCGTGCTCGTGATCCTGACGATCTGGTTCGGCGTCAAGATCGTGCCGCAGGGCTTTCAGTGGACGATCGAACGCTTCGGCCGCTATTCCCGGACGCTGCATCCGGGCCTGAACCTGATCGTGCCGTTCATCGACCGGATCGGCCGCAAGCTGACCATGATGGAAACGGTGCTGGAAGTGCCATCGCAGGAGGTGATCACCCGCGACAACGCGATGGTGACCGTGGATGGCGTGATCTTCTATCAGGTGATGAACGCGCCCGACGCCGCCTATCAGGTCACCAACCTGACAACCGCGATCACCAACCTGACCATGACCAATATCCGCACCGTCATGGGCGCCATGGATCTGGACGAATTGCTGTCGCAACGCGACACCATCAATGGCCGCCTGATGCGGGTGATCGATGAAGCCACCCAGCCCTGGGGGGTGAAGGTCACCCGGATCGAGATCATGGAAATCGCGCCGCCGCGCGACCTGGTCGACAGCATGGCCCGGCAGATGAAGGCCGAGCGTGACAAGCGCGCCTCCATCCTGGAAGCCGAGGGTCGCAGGCAGGCTGCGATTCTTGAAGCCGAGGGCCGCAAGCAGGCATCGATCCTGGAAGCCGAAGGCCAGCGGGAGGCAGCCTTCCGCGAGGCGGAAGCGCGCGAACGGTCGGCCGAGGCCGAGGCGATGGCAACGCGCGTGGTGTCGGAAGCGATCCAGGCCGGCGACGCCCGCGCCATCAGCTATTTCCTGGGCACCGCCTATATCGAGGCGCTGAAGGCCATGGCATCCGCTCCCAATCACAAGGTGCTGATGATGCCGGTGGAAGCCGGTGCCGTGATCGGCGCGCTGGGCGGCATCGCCGAACTGGCACGCGATGCCATGCAGCCGACAGGCGGCCCGGCACCGGCCGCGCCGCCGGCCAAGGCACCGCCGGCTGCCGCCCCCCGGCCGACGGCATCCCCCCGCACGCCCTGGACCGGCGAGCCGTCCTGA
- a CDS encoding NfeD family protein, whose protein sequence is MFGLAPLSPWIWLIIGAVLAAGELLMPGVFLLWFGLAALVTAGVSATVLPDTAGLSVQMLVFAAAAVVSVAAGWLSWHRSHPQQNTDAVGARQPDEELGDRRRFVIGRSGVVEEAIRSGRGRVRLGDGSWSATGPDLATGTPVTVVAMDGTVLQVVASDRRSG, encoded by the coding sequence ATGTTCGGTCTGGCGCCGCTGTCGCCCTGGATCTGGCTGATCATCGGCGCGGTTCTTGCCGCCGGCGAGTTGCTGATGCCCGGCGTGTTTCTGCTGTGGTTCGGCCTTGCGGCGCTGGTCACGGCGGGTGTGTCGGCGACGGTGTTGCCCGACACAGCCGGACTATCGGTGCAGATGCTGGTTTTCGCCGCCGCCGCCGTGGTGTCGGTCGCGGCCGGATGGCTGTCGTGGCATCGATCCCACCCGCAGCAAAATACCGACGCTGTGGGGGCCAGGCAACCGGACGAGGAACTGGGCGACCGCCGACGCTTCGTCATCGGCCGCAGCGGGGTGGTGGAAGAGGCGATCCGGTCCGGCCGTGGCCGGGTCCGTCTGGGCGATGGCAGTTGGTCGGCCACGGGCCCCGACCTCGCTACAGGCACGCCGGTCACCGTGGTGGCGATGGACGGCACGGTGTTGCAAGTGGTGGCATCCGATCGCCGGAGCGGATAG
- a CDS encoding calcium-binding protein, with translation MTLDTGHDPAPGSTLDYLSLDASALTIGTDDGGTTTWLDSYYLVVDAAPVAGYEANARYLVTTGDIDGARDTMWGDWLHDAGVPPVIPPAQALLSLDPATGWSVVQPLDGDPRGLTTTVAISAEGPTGPEIDALLGGLAYSLREIGGTAVERFLNDLSYTADDVAAYRGLLDGHAVLRDALNDTAISLPATVLGILRDGIDPGITSAGALIQAVIAAISDAQHDAQATLATGIAALPLPDGTLPDGWTAEALRGAIADRMLSGVVQYVVQSAVGSLRVDVTADGQASPMNVSGAAAMEFGAILGGTGDDALTGSVWSDMILGGDGADILDGGSGSDLLAGGDGADIIDGGDGFDLVSHAASTAAVRIDLASGIISGGDAEGDALTGIEGVLATDFNDVLNGSATTNLLTGLGGDDVLRGRGGADILDGGDGFDTISYTDAKAAVRLDLMRMGTQGDAAGDYFISIEAVNGSHFNDLIEGDAVGNTLAGFGGDDVLRGRGGADILDGGDGFDTVSYTDAAGGVIADLILGGTAGDAASDRFIAIEAINGSHHDDLLTGNAGDNTLAGFGGDDLLHGRGGADKLDGGDGIDTVSYAGATEALRVDLTTGVGMLGDAEGDRYIAIEAVDGGNAADLISGTDDMNLLNGFRGNDALRGRGGADSLSGGAGADRFVYEAVTDSIMTARDRIIDFSGAEGDRIDLSLIDARPDTAGNDAFSFVGTGGYTGVGGQVRVATYSIGIMALADIDGDRRTDFAVALEGVFSLTDGDFIL, from the coding sequence GTGACGCTGGATACCGGGCATGACCCCGCACCGGGATCGACCCTCGACTATCTGAGCCTCGATGCATCGGCCCTGACCATCGGCACCGACGACGGCGGCACGACGACCTGGTTGGACAGCTATTACCTGGTCGTCGACGCAGCCCCGGTCGCGGGTTACGAGGCCAACGCCCGCTATCTCGTCACGACCGGCGACATCGATGGCGCCCGCGACACCATGTGGGGCGACTGGCTGCACGATGCCGGCGTGCCCCCGGTCATCCCGCCGGCACAGGCGCTTCTGTCGCTCGATCCGGCCACCGGCTGGTCGGTTGTCCAGCCGCTCGATGGCGACCCGCGCGGCCTGACCACGACGGTTGCAATCTCGGCCGAAGGCCCCACCGGTCCGGAGATCGACGCGCTTCTGGGCGGGCTCGCCTACAGCCTGCGCGAGATCGGCGGCACCGCCGTCGAGCGGTTTCTGAACGATCTGTCCTATACCGCCGATGACGTGGCGGCATACCGTGGTCTGCTCGATGGCCATGCCGTCCTTCGCGACGCGCTCAACGACACGGCGATCAGCCTGCCGGCGACGGTTCTGGGCATCTTGCGGGATGGGATCGACCCGGGCATCACCTCTGCCGGCGCGTTGATCCAGGCTGTCATCGCCGCGATCAGCGACGCCCAGCACGACGCGCAGGCGACACTTGCAACCGGGATCGCCGCCCTGCCCCTGCCGGATGGGACGCTGCCCGATGGCTGGACCGCAGAGGCCCTGCGCGGCGCGATCGCCGACCGGATGCTGTCGGGCGTGGTGCAGTATGTCGTGCAGTCCGCTGTCGGCAGCTTGCGGGTGGACGTGACCGCCGATGGCCAGGCCTCGCCGATGAACGTCTCGGGCGCCGCGGCCATGGAGTTCGGCGCGATCCTGGGTGGCACCGGCGACGATGCGCTCACCGGCTCGGTCTGGTCCGACATGATCCTGGGCGGTGACGGCGCCGACATCCTTGACGGCGGCAGCGGCAGCGACCTGCTGGCCGGAGGCGACGGTGCCGACATCATCGATGGCGGTGACGGTTTCGATCTGGTCAGCCATGCCGCGTCGACGGCGGCGGTCAGGATCGATCTGGCATCCGGGATCATCTCGGGTGGTGACGCGGAAGGCGATGCCCTGACCGGCATTGAGGGCGTGCTTGCCACTGACTTCAATGATGTCCTGAACGGCAGTGCCACAACCAACCTTCTAACAGGACTCGGCGGCGACGACGTGCTGCGCGGCCGTGGCGGCGCCGACATCCTGGATGGCGGCGACGGCTTCGACACCATCAGCTATACCGACGCCAAGGCGGCCGTGCGCCTGGACCTGATGCGCATGGGCACCCAGGGCGATGCCGCCGGCGACTATTTCATCAGCATCGAGGCGGTGAATGGCAGCCATTTCAACGATCTGATCGAAGGCGACGCCGTTGGCAACACCCTGGCGGGCTTTGGTGGCGATGACGTGCTGCGCGGGCGCGGCGGCGCCGATATCCTGGATGGCGGCGACGGGTTCGACACCGTCAGCTACACCGATGCCGCAGGCGGCGTGATCGCCGATCTGATCCTCGGCGGCACCGCCGGCGATGCGGCCAGCGACCGCTTCATCGCGATCGAGGCGATCAACGGCAGCCACCACGATGACCTGCTGACCGGCAATGCCGGGGACAACACGCTGGCGGGCTTCGGCGGCGATGACCTGCTGCACGGCCGTGGTGGCGCCGACAAGCTCGATGGCGGCGACGGCATCGACACCGTCAGCTATGCCGGCGCGACCGAGGCCCTGCGCGTCGACCTCACCACCGGCGTCGGCATGCTGGGCGATGCCGAGGGCGACCGCTATATCGCCATCGAAGCCGTCGATGGCGGCAACGCCGCCGATCTGATCAGCGGCACCGACGATATGAACCTGCTCAACGGCTTCCGGGGCAACGACGCCCTTCGCGGCCGTGGAGGCGCCGACAGTCTGTCGGGCGGTGCCGGCGCCGACCGTTTCGTCTATGAGGCGGTCACCGACAGCATCATGACCGCACGCGACCGCATCATCGATTTCAGCGGCGCCGAGGGCGACCGCATCGATCTGTCACTGATCGATGCCCGGCCGGACACCGCCGGCAATGATGCCTTCAGCTTCGTGGGCACCGGTGGCTATACCGGGGTGGGTGGACAGGTGCGGGTCGCCACCTATTCGATCGGCATCATGGCCCTCGCCGACATCGATGGTGACCGTCGGACCGATTTCGCGGTGGCCCTGGAAGGCGTGTTCAGCCTGACCGATGGCGATTTCATTCTCTGA
- a CDS encoding phosphatase PAP2 family protein, with protein MTLPIPRPTRAALMPYIRRLWPVAAVAGAIYVFIGLADEVMEGETEALDRWLLSSLRNPADPADPIGPRWLETGFADLTALGSTTVLGLMTLIVIGYLLMRRQRAAALTVALSVIGGMVLSFGLKLLFERPRPDLVAHLVDVQTASFPSAHAMLSATTYLTLGTLLAAFESRRRLKIYVLGVAIALTIAVGLSRIYLGVHWPTDVVAGWCAGAAWAVACGYAVSFGRGRKRARGALRE; from the coding sequence ATGACCCTGCCGATACCGCGCCCGACCCGTGCGGCGCTGATGCCCTATATCCGTCGATTGTGGCCGGTCGCCGCGGTCGCGGGCGCCATCTATGTGTTCATCGGCCTGGCCGACGAGGTGATGGAAGGCGAGACCGAGGCCCTGGACCGGTGGTTGTTGTCATCCTTGCGCAACCCCGCCGATCCGGCCGACCCGATCGGGCCGCGCTGGCTGGAAACCGGCTTTGCCGATCTGACAGCCCTTGGCAGCACCACGGTGCTGGGGCTGATGACGCTGATCGTGATCGGCTATCTGCTGATGCGCCGCCAGCGCGCCGCCGCTCTGACCGTGGCGCTGTCGGTCATCGGTGGCATGGTGCTCAGCTTCGGGCTGAAACTGTTGTTCGAACGGCCGCGACCGGATCTGGTCGCCCATCTGGTCGATGTGCAGACGGCGAGCTTTCCATCCGCCCATGCCATGCTGTCGGCCACCACCTATCTGACCCTGGGCACGCTGCTCGCCGCCTTCGAGTCCCGGCGGCGGCTGAAGATCTATGTGCTGGGCGTGGCGATCGCGCTCACCATCGCCGTCGGCCTCAGCCGGATCTATCTGGGGGTTCATTGGCCGACCGATGTGGTTGCCGGCTGGTGTGCCGGCGCCGCATGGGCGGTCGCCTGCGGATATGCGGTATCCTTTGGACGTGGGCGCAAGCGCGCGCGGGGGGCGCTCAGAGAATGA